Below is a genomic region from Myxococcus fulvus.
CACCACCTCCAGGAGTCGCTGCGCCTCAACCCGAGGCACGGGCCCAGCTATCTGGTGCTCGCGGTGGCGCTCCAGGCGGGCGGTGAGCTGGGCGCGGCCGAGGAGCTGTTGACCACGGGCATCAAGGCGCTCGACGGCGACCCGTACCTGCTCAACGCGCTGTGCAACGTGCAGCTGGCGCGCGGCAACCTGAGCGGCGCGGTGGCCACGGCGGAGACGCTGGCGCGCGTGGAGCCGGACGCTCCCGCGGCGCAGGCGAACCTGGCGCGGCTGCGGCTGGCGCAGGGGCGGCTGACCGACGCGCTGGAGCTGTGCAAGAAGCTGGCGTCGCGCGGACAGGCCACCTCGCAGAGCCGCATGGTCGAGGGCATGGCGCTGGAGGCCATCGAGCCGGTGGACATCCCCGCCGCGCTGACGGCGTGGCGCGAGGCCATGAAGCTGGACCCGGACGACTGGGCCCCCGCCAACAACCTGGGCAATCTGCTGATGCGCATCCCCGAGGACGAGCTCCCGGGCGCGGGCCAGCAGGCGCTCGAGGTGCTGGAGGAGGCGCATCGCCGCGCGCCGGAGCGCCCCGAGCCGCAGCTCAACCTGGCGCTCGTGAGCGCGCGGCTGGGCGACAAGCAGCGGGCGACGCAGCTGGCTCAGTCGCTCTTGAAGCTGGAGCGCCTGGACCCCGAGTGGCGCGAGCAGGCCGAGCGGCTCATCAAGGCGCTGGCTTGAGCTGACGGACCGGACGGGCGCTCACGGGCGCCCGCCGCCGAGACATGAAACACATGTCTCACGCCGCCACGTTGGCGAGCTGCTTCATGAGCAGTCGAATCAGCTCCACGGGGTGGATGGGCTTGGGCAGCAGCTCCGCGCCGTAGCGGATGGCGACGGGGATGAGGTCATCGAGCTGCTCGTGGCCGGTGAGGAAGATGAAGGGCGCGTTGCACTCCTTCAGCTCACGCATGGCGATGAGCACGTCCGCGCCGTTCATCGACGGCATGTTGTAGTCGCACAGGATGGCGGAGATGGTCCCCAGCTCCTCCTGGAACGCGCTCTCGGGTGACTGCACCGTGCGCACCTGGAAGCCGGCGCTCTGCAGGATGTCCGTCACCAGCGAGAGCACGAACAGGTCATCGTCAATCACCAGCACGGTCTGCATCGCGCGCTCTCCCGGCAAGCCTGTCTCATCCTACGAGCCGGGCCAGCCAGGAGAGTAGGGCGAGCAACGCATTCCGTCAGCGCGGTGCGGGAGCCACGGGGCTCGGCTGACCCGGGGTGCCCGGCGACGGGATGAGCACCAGGTCTTCCTGCGGCGGAATCAGGTATTCGGCGCCCGTTTCGGTGACGACGGCCATCTCCTCCACGGAGAGGACCCGCATCGCGTCCGGGCCTTCCTTCCACGCGAAGAACCCGTCGAAGGCGAACACCTGTCCCACGCGGATGATGCGCGTGGACTGGCCCTGCTTGGGCTTGTCCTTCGCCCCACCGGAGAGCGCGGGCCCCACGTCATGCGCCCAGTAGCCCACGGGGTGGCCGGTGCCGAACATGTTCATCGGCTCCGAGCCCGCCTCGCTCATCCACACGCGCTGCGCCTTGTCCACGTCCCAGCCGCTGACACCCGGCTTGAGCGCCGCCAGCGCCACGCGGTTTCCCTGCCGGCCCTTCTCCCACTTCGCCAGCGCGTCCTTGGGCACCTCTTTCTGCCCCGGCGCGAGCACGTAGGCGAAGCGCTGGATGTCCGTCACCCACAAGTTGCCCACGCGGATGCCGAAGTCCGTCTGGATGAAGTCCCCGGGCTGAATCACCTTCTCCGTGGCGTGCGAGTGGCCACGCAAGGGCCCGCTGTTGACCGCCGGGTTCTGGTCCGGCGCCCACGCGTCCCCCACGCCCAATTCCGCCATGCGCTTCTTGAGGAACTTCGCGACGTCGGAGTCGCGCGTCTTGCCCGGCACCACCGTGGCATACGCCTCGACTTGAAGCTGGGCCGTCAGCGCCGCGGCCTTGCGCAGAATCTCCACCTCCTCGGGCAGCTTCACGGACAGCCACTCGGAGACGACGTCCTCGGACGACACCAGCTTCTTGCGCAGCGCGGGCGACAGCGCCTTCTCCAGCGCCGCGCGCTGCGAGGACGACAGCCCGTCCGCCACCGTGACGGACGTGGACGCGTTGATGGCGATGCGCGCGGGCTTCGCCGCCGCAAGCCTCGCGGCAATCTGCGCGTAGAGGTCCTGCCCGCGCTCCACCGAGATGACCTCGTCCAGCGGCGCCACCTCGCGCAGCGCCGTGGCCTCGCTCACCGGCGACAGCGCGAGCGAGCGCACCGTGTCCCCCTGCCGCAGGAACAAGAACGCCGCGGTGCCGCCCGCGTTCTCCCCGCCGACGTGAATCGCCAGCGGGTCGTTGTCGTTCTCCCGGCAGAGCACCACCCAGGCGTCCACGTTGGCGCGCGCCATGGCCTGCGGCAGCAGCTTCTGGATGCGCTCCTTGCGGATGCGCGGCCACGGGTCGCCGGAGACGATGGAGTCCTTGCCCGCCGCGCTCGCCAGGGGGGAGGCGAGGAGCAGGGCGGTGACGAGGGCGGACCGGAGGCGCTTCATGCTTCGGGAATCCTTTCGGGAGAAGGCGCCGCCATCATCCCCGACCTCGCCCGCCCCAGGCACCGCCCCCAGGTGAAGTCCTGTCGCGTCGTCATGAAGAAATGCCCGGGCAAACCGGAGAAAACCGCGAGCGCAAGCGCCACCGCCGTCGCTCGTTTAAGGTGATGACCATGGCCAAGAGCTCCTCTCGCAAGTCCGCCGCGAAGGCGAAGGTGAAGGTGAAGAAGCCCGCCGCCCCCCGTGCCGCCGCTCCCCGGAAGAGCCAGGCGAAGCGGCCCGCCAGGCCCCCCGAGCCGCCGCCCATCGTCCTCGAGGCCGAGCCCGTCTTCCCCGAGGAGCCCACGCTGGAGGACACCCCCAAGGCCCTGCCCGCGGGCGAAGAGGGTGGCGGCCGCGTGCTCCCCTTCGAAATCGACCCCAAGCGCATGGAAGAAGGCCTGCGCAAGCTCCAGGGCGAGGTGGTGCACTGGGCCAACAAGGGCCGCTACACCCGCGTGCGCTTCAAGTTCCGGGGCAAGCAGCTCTTGCCGGACCTGCCGCTCGCCGCCGTCGTCGCGGCGGAGGGGC
It encodes:
- a CDS encoding tetratricopeptide repeat protein; this encodes MAETARYDALLAAGELDQARREAEAALKRDASDLAARVALARLAAFDGNEAQAESWLAGVSAEEPDVQLVRAALLTRRGDAAGALALYRKVAKARPQKAEAWFGQGYLLAEQGDNAGARTALEQAVKLSPSTAIHHFHLGRVLFAQENLKDGFHHLQESLRLNPRHGPSYLVLAVALQAGGELGAAEELLTTGIKALDGDPYLLNALCNVQLARGNLSGAVATAETLARVEPDAPAAQANLARLRLAQGRLTDALELCKKLASRGQATSQSRMVEGMALEAIEPVDIPAALTAWREAMKLDPDDWAPANNLGNLLMRIPEDELPGAGQQALEVLEEAHRRAPERPEPQLNLALVSARLGDKQRATQLAQSLLKLERLDPEWREQAERLIKALA
- a CDS encoding response regulator, which translates into the protein MQTVLVIDDDLFVLSLVTDILQSAGFQVRTVQSPESAFQEELGTISAILCDYNMPSMNGADVLIAMRELKECNAPFIFLTGHEQLDDLIPVAIRYGAELLPKPIHPVELIRLLMKQLANVAA
- a CDS encoding M24 family metallopeptidase, whose protein sequence is MKRLRSALVTALLLASPLASAAGKDSIVSGDPWPRIRKERIQKLLPQAMARANVDAWVVLCRENDNDPLAIHVGGENAGGTAAFLFLRQGDTVRSLALSPVSEATALREVAPLDEVISVERGQDLYAQIAARLAAAKPARIAINASTSVTVADGLSSSQRAALEKALSPALRKKLVSSEDVVSEWLSVKLPEEVEILRKAAALTAQLQVEAYATVVPGKTRDSDVAKFLKKRMAELGVGDAWAPDQNPAVNSGPLRGHSHATEKVIQPGDFIQTDFGIRVGNLWVTDIQRFAYVLAPGQKEVPKDALAKWEKGRQGNRVALAALKPGVSGWDVDKAQRVWMSEAGSEPMNMFGTGHPVGYWAHDVGPALSGGAKDKPKQGQSTRIIRVGQVFAFDGFFAWKEGPDAMRVLSVEEMAVVTETGAEYLIPPQEDLVLIPSPGTPGQPSPVAPAPR
- a CDS encoding tetratricopeptide repeat protein; this encodes MAKSSSRKSAAKAKVKVKKPAAPRAAAPRKSQAKRPARPPEPPPIVLEAEPVFPEEPTLEDTPKALPAGEEGGGRVLPFEIDPKRMEEGLRKLQGEVVHWANKGRYTRVRFKFRGKQLLPDLPLAAVVAAEGLTFYWGGILRVLIANVVGGSVFQVELVNDAEKRVQAGKEALLSGDVDQALTLFREAVAMDRDSAPAHLNVGVALKLKGDKQGALAAFEKAKEKDPEGPVGTEAERLAAPLRPSPV